In Apium graveolens cultivar Ventura chromosome 10, ASM990537v1, whole genome shotgun sequence, the following are encoded in one genomic region:
- the LOC141692102 gene encoding uncharacterized protein LOC141692102, producing the protein MDVVSNSDTYFQQRIDAVGRKGLSPLQKCTATMRMLAYGVSADVVDDYVRIGESIAVECWKKIVYTIFAGSNNDINILDRSPVFDDVLQGRAPESRFATVRGLTCFWDRADIGRIMRACIIMHNMIVEDERDTYVTQFGPLPTYDVTTNGLPEPNLGKESFVPYETYVQISMQMGDRQTHRQLKNDLVEHISQFHNNR; encoded by the exons ATGGATGTTGTTTCAAATTCTGATACATACTTTCAACAAAGGATTGATGCAGTGGGAAGAAAAGGTTTATCACCTTTACAAAAATGCACTGCAACAATGCGTATGTTAGCATACGGTGTCTCTGCTGATGTTGTTGATGACTATGTTCGTATTGGAGAGAGTATTGCGGTTGAATGCTGGAAAAAAATCGTCTACACTATAT TTGCTGGATCAAATAATGACATAAATATTTTAGATCGATCACCAGTATTTGATGATGTGCTACAAGGTCGTGCTCCGGAG TCCCGTTTCGCAACTGTACGTGGTCTGACATGCTTTTGGGACAGAGCAGATATTGGGAGAATCATGAGAGCATGCATCATAATGCATAATATGATTGTTGAAGACGAGAGAGACACATATGTCACTCAATTTGGTCCACTACCAACCTATGATGTTACAACAAATGGCTTACCAGAACCAAATTTAGGGAAAGAATCTTTTGTCCCGTATGAAACATATGTCCAAATCAGTATGCAGATGGGTGATAGACAAACACACCGTCAGTTAAAAAATGACCTCGTTGAGCATATCTCACAGTTTCATAATAATCGTTAA